The Halomonas sp. KG2 genome contains a region encoding:
- a CDS encoding LysR substrate-binding domain-containing protein, which translates to MPKLTYRQIEAFRAVMISGTTRGAADILYVSQPAVSRLLTDFEETIGVKMFERHRRRLVPTPEARFFYEEVERAFVSLEKLSRAAEELREFHLGSLRIASMPAVSLEFLPALTDQFCRLHPGVSVTLQVRSTQQVADLVASQHFDLGVISGIELNDPSIEASVLADSRLVCVLPSGHRLADHKDIRPRDLEGEIFVSLGSEQSIRHKIDSVFEHENVSRQLMIETQLGFGACAFVLAGSGVSLVDPITAWHYQRLGLIVKRFEPRIPYRYSLILPKQRGQSGLTKSFLELLNSSLIKLEKETGGLFERQ; encoded by the coding sequence ATGCCAAAGTTGACTTATCGGCAGATCGAAGCCTTTCGAGCAGTCATGATCAGTGGAACAACTAGGGGAGCAGCAGATATCCTTTATGTCTCCCAACCTGCAGTAAGCCGCTTGTTAACTGACTTCGAGGAGACTATTGGGGTTAAGATGTTTGAACGGCATCGGCGCAGGCTGGTTCCTACGCCGGAAGCGCGCTTCTTCTACGAGGAAGTGGAACGGGCCTTCGTCTCACTTGAAAAGCTATCTCGAGCTGCTGAAGAGCTGAGGGAGTTCCATCTGGGATCGCTGCGTATCGCTTCCATGCCTGCTGTGTCGCTGGAGTTTCTGCCAGCTTTGACCGACCAGTTCTGTCGACTACATCCCGGCGTGTCAGTCACCTTGCAGGTGCGCAGTACCCAGCAAGTAGCTGATCTAGTGGCCAGTCAGCACTTCGACCTAGGGGTAATCTCAGGCATAGAACTTAACGACCCGAGTATCGAAGCAAGCGTTCTCGCGGATAGCCGCTTGGTCTGTGTTCTACCGTCTGGGCATCGGCTAGCCGATCACAAGGATATTCGGCCGCGAGACCTTGAGGGCGAAATTTTTGTCTCACTAGGCTCAGAGCAGAGTATCCGCCACAAGATTGATAGTGTCTTCGAACACGAGAACGTCAGCCGACAACTAATGATCGAAACACAACTAGGGTTCGGTGCCTGCGCCTTCGTCCTGGCTGGCAGCGGTGTCTCATTAGTTGATCCTATTACTGCTTGGCACTATCAGCGCTTAGGTCTAATCGTAAAGCGTTTCGAGCCAAGAATTCCATATCGTTACAGTTTGATTTTACCTAAACAGAGAGGGCAGTCCGGCCTTACCAAGTCCTTTCTAGAACTGCTGAATAGCTCGCTGATAAAACTAGAAAAAGAAACTGGTGGTCTTTTTGAGAGACAGTGA
- a CDS encoding TRAP transporter small permease subunit produces the protein MERFFRYTLTFLIILVAGSQFIQVITRYLLEMPVMGLEEATLIPTLWLYMLGSVNASREDTQIRANVLDIFLKTDRAKSYLQAFSDALSVIISIWLTTWAWDYISYASRVGKSTPTLYIPTIIYESALIIGLVLMVIFTLWHLLRNLGYLFGIRQKPDHPPSDPNYPETAEVQEFKVLADNNKDKNHD, from the coding sequence ATGGAACGATTTTTTCGCTATACCTTAACTTTTCTTATCATTTTGGTAGCAGGTAGCCAGTTTATTCAGGTTATTACTCGTTACCTGCTTGAGATGCCGGTAATGGGTCTTGAAGAAGCCACGCTGATTCCTACTCTTTGGCTTTATATGCTCGGCAGTGTCAATGCGTCACGTGAAGACACTCAGATTAGAGCTAATGTGCTAGATATTTTTTTGAAAACTGATCGTGCTAAAAGTTATCTGCAGGCTTTTTCCGATGCGCTCAGCGTGATTATCTCGATTTGGCTGACTACTTGGGCATGGGATTACATCAGCTATGCCTCTCGGGTAGGCAAAAGCACTCCAACCCTTTATATACCAACCATTATTTATGAGTCCGCACTAATAATCGGTCTCGTTCTAATGGTTATTTTTACTCTGTGGCACTTGCTGCGCAATCTCGGCTACCTATTTGGTATTCGCCAAAAGCCCGACCATCCCCCTAGTGACCCCAATTATCCCGAAACTGCTGAAGTTCAGGAATTCAAGGTTTTGGCCGATAATAACAAGGATAAAAATCATGATTGA
- a CDS encoding TRAP transporter large permease gives MIEIALLAFAVLIVLLTLGVPLPYCFGAALMVMTMIGESTMRGMMMWGFSQLTNPILLAIPLFVFAGTLMSVSGIASSLLRFVNIFVGRVRGGLGVMATISCAIIGAISGSGLTGIAAIGPILIPEMERKGYPRAYATALIANSSILGLLIPPSVTMIVYGWVTDTSILASFLATLGPGLLIMFLFCAVNMFMSRKFDLVLDEPMAFDKRIRDAGRRTFHALPALLMPVIILGGIYGGIMTPTEAAAVAVIYAVPVGFMIYRGLTWKTLLESGKESATSIGAILIMILFSLILSQLFVREGIPQALVEMIFAVTDNKFLLLLLINLMLFGIGMVVNDITAIILTGPLLLPLMEALGVSPIQFAAIMGVNTAMGGVTPPYASILYLGARIGKVKFTEVVKPAMTLILFGYLPVVVLVSAWPDLSEYLPSLFGY, from the coding sequence ATGATTGAGATAGCACTTCTTGCATTTGCTGTGCTGATCGTGTTGCTGACCCTAGGAGTCCCCCTACCCTACTGCTTCGGTGCGGCTCTCATGGTCATGACCATGATCGGCGAGTCGACAATGCGCGGTATGATGATGTGGGGATTCAGCCAGCTCACCAACCCGATACTCCTGGCAATCCCACTCTTCGTCTTTGCTGGAACATTGATGAGCGTTAGTGGCATTGCCTCCAGTCTTCTCAGGTTCGTCAACATCTTCGTGGGACGGGTTCGTGGCGGCTTGGGTGTAATGGCAACAATTAGTTGCGCCATCATTGGCGCTATTTCCGGAAGCGGTCTAACGGGAATTGCGGCTATTGGCCCCATTCTCATTCCTGAAATGGAGCGCAAAGGATATCCCCGAGCCTACGCGACAGCGCTGATTGCAAACTCCTCGATTCTGGGCTTACTGATTCCTCCCAGCGTCACAATGATTGTCTATGGATGGGTTACGGACACATCTATCTTAGCAAGCTTCCTGGCAACGTTAGGCCCAGGCCTCCTGATCATGTTTCTGTTCTGTGCTGTCAACATGTTTATGTCGCGCAAATTCGATCTGGTGCTTGACGAACCAATGGCATTCGACAAGCGAATTCGTGATGCCGGTCGACGCACGTTTCATGCACTACCAGCACTACTAATGCCAGTGATAATTCTAGGTGGTATTTACGGTGGCATCATGACGCCTACCGAGGCCGCTGCAGTTGCTGTTATTTACGCCGTACCAGTAGGTTTCATGATCTATCGTGGCCTAACCTGGAAGACGCTGCTTGAGTCAGGCAAGGAGTCCGCTACCTCCATTGGTGCCATCCTGATCATGATCCTGTTCAGCTTGATACTCAGTCAGCTGTTTGTACGGGAAGGTATTCCCCAAGCCTTGGTCGAGATGATCTTCGCGGTTACTGACAACAAGTTCCTTTTATTACTGCTTATCAATCTGATGCTTTTCGGCATCGGCATGGTAGTCAACGATATCACCGCTATTATCCTGACCGGTCCTTTGCTACTTCCTCTGATGGAAGCCTTGGGAGTCAGTCCCATTCAGTTTGCTGCCATCATGGGTGTCAACACCGCCATGGGCGGCGTAACCCCACCCTACGCAAGCATCCTTTATCTCGGCGCCCGCATTGGCAAGGTGAAGTTCACCGAAGTAGTCAAACCCGCCATGACACTGATCCTGTTTGGTTATCTGCCAGTGGTGGTACTTGTTTCAGCCTGGCCTGACCTGTCCGAATATCTACCCAGCCTGTTCGGTTACTGA